The genomic interval ATCTCAAACGACCAAAATCCGTCGTCAAGACCGCCCTCAAAATCACCATCAATATCACCATCAAAACCGCCGTCAAAACTGCCGCCCCATCATGTCCTCGCTATCGACTCTCCTAGATATTCTGGACTCGGTCCGCGGCAAAAAATACCTCATTCTGGACCGGTGTTTGGCGACGCAGATTTCGCTTTTGTGTCCGTTCTCAGTGCTGACTGAGCACGGCGTGGACAAAATATTCTGGCTGCAGGACGAGGAGTCGCTGCCAAGCAACGACGTGGCGGTTCTGAACGGCGCCAAGATCGCCTACATTGTtgcgtcacgtgacccgcGCAGCGGGGCGATGTTGGCCAAGCACCAGCGGTCGGTGGCGGCCAATGTGGAGACCCACGTGATCAGCGTTCCGCGGTCGCTTTCGTTGGAGGCTCTTCACCTCGATGTGTTCTATCATTCGTGGGACATTCCATATGTGGCATTGGATCCTGATCTGTATACGTTGGGGCTGGGAGTTGTGGATCACGTGCCGCTGCTGACGCGGGAGGCGAAGCAGACGTTTCCGGGCGCGACTCCCGATTATGTCAGCGTGGAGCTGGCATCGCGGGCTCTGTTTGcactccagcagcagtttggGTTTGCGGGGCGGCTGTTAGCCCGCGGCAACGAGTCGTCGATGAGTCAACAGATCATTCGGCAGCTGCAGCGGCTCAAGGACGATTTCGAGGTCGAGGCCGCTACTTccgggtcacgtgaggcGCAGTTTCTGCTGACCAACGACGCGCTGTTGGTTGGCGAAAAGGTGGAGCAGATCATTCTCATTGATCGCCAAGACGATCCTCTGACGCCGCTTTTGAGTCAATTGACCTATTCTGGCCTTATTGACGAGTTCTGGGGGCTTTCCGAGAACGGAAAAGTTGAAATTGAAGAGTTGATCCCATCCCAGGTTACCGCatcctcgtcttcttcggccCCGGTGTCTCAAATGTTTCTCAACGATACCCTATATCGGGATTTGCGAGACATCAACTTTTCCTCGGTGGGGTCTCGTTTGAACGCCTGCGCCACCTCTTTGCAGTCCGACTATGGCGAGAGACACAAGGCCAAGACGGTGAGTGAGATCAAGTCGTTTGTGGGGCGTCTTTCCGGACTCACAGATCTCCACACCAACCTCAAGCTCCACACCCATCTGTCAGAGCTCATTATGAAACGGCTTCAGAAACCAGAGTTCAACCGGGTGTTGGAGATCCAGCAGAACCTGGTCGCCGACTCAATGGACTTGACCAAGTTGCACAACATGTTGCAGGACTTGATTGGAGGCAACGCCGAGCTCGACACGGTGCTCCGACTGCTCTCGATCGAGTCTCTGGTGAACGGCGGTATCAAGGAAAAGACCCTGACgtccatcaagaaggaaatCTGCCAGACGTATGGATACCAACATTTTCTCACAttccagaatctccagaaAATGGGACTGGTGGTCCCCAAACAAAACACCTCTTACTTTGGCTACAATGCCAAATCCCAGGACTTTGCGctctccaccttctcgGCAAACTTCTCCGCGCTCTCCAAATCTCTGGGCGTCATCTCGGACCAACAACAGGAGGTGGATGAGACCGATATCGCCTCCAGCTACTCGGGATACGCGCCCATTTCTGTTCGCACCGTCCAGTGCGTTGTAGACAAGAAAAGCGTAATTTCCAGAgcaacaaaacaacaactGGAGACGTACGAAAAGACGGGGGGCTGGGCAGGCGCGACGGAACTATTGCCAGGACTGCCGCTCATCGATTACAGCTACACCGATACCGCCAAGGACGGGAAAGAGgaaaacgaaaagaagGTGAAAAACTTTCTGTCCCGTGACtttgtcaagaagaagacgtttgtgttttttattGGCGGGGTCACGTGGGCCGAGATTAGCGCTCTGAGACTGTTGGGCAAGAGTGTCAAGACGGaattggtggtggtggccaCGGGCGTGATCAATGGTAATGACTTGGTCAAGCCGGCTTATTAATGGCGTGGCAAAACCGGATGTTGCGAGTCATACACCAACTGGTGTGAGcccttcacctcctccccatccgtcctcctcccccctctctctctctctcaccaCCTACAGCCTATCTGTATAATGTCTAAATAATGAATAATGAATCACGATTTTACCATCACGTGAAATCCCAAAAATGGCGTCAACTCATCATACTTTGCATTTTACTGGTATTTttcgggtcacgtgactagtAACTcacaatcac from Yarrowia lipolytica chromosome 1F, complete sequence carries:
- a CDS encoding uncharacterized protein (Compare to YALI0F04125g, weakly similar to uniprot|P20795 Saccharomyces cerevisiae YLR396c VPS33 vacuolar sorting protein, similar to Saccharomyces cerevisiae VPS33 (YLR396C); ancestral locus Anc_4.258), translated to MSSLSTLLDILDSVRGKKYLILDRCLATQISLLCPFSVLTEHGVDKIFWLQDEESLPSNDVAVLNGAKIAYIVASRDPRSGAMLAKHQRSVAANVETHVISVPRSLSLEALHLDVFYHSWDIPYVALDPDLYTLGLGVVDHVPLLTREAKQTFPGATPDYVSVELASRALFALQQQFGFAGRLLARGNESSMSQQIIRQLQRLKDDFEVEAATSGSREAQFLLTNDALLVGEKVEQIILIDRQDDPLTPLLSQLTYSGLIDEFWGLSENGKVEIEELIPSQVTASSSSSAPVSQMFLNDTLYRDLRDINFSSVGSRLNACATSLQSDYGERHKAKTVSEIKSFVGRLSGLTDLHTNLKLHTHLSELIMKRLQKPEFNRVLEIQQNLVADSMDLTKLHNMLQDLIGGNAELDTVLRLLSIESLVNGGIKEKTLTSIKKEICQTYGYQHFLTFQNLQKMGLVVPKQNTSYFGYNAKSQDFALSTFSANFSALSKSLGVISDQQQEVDETDIASSYSGYAPISVRTVQCVVDKKSVISRATKQQLETYEKTGGWAGATELLPGLPLIDYSYTDTAKDGKEENEKKVKNFLSRDFVKKKTFVFFIGGVTWAEISALRLLGKSVKTELVVVATGVINGNDLVKPAY